A single window of Gossypium arboreum isolate Shixiya-1 chromosome 13, ASM2569848v2, whole genome shotgun sequence DNA harbors:
- the LOC128286433 gene encoding peroxisome biogenesis protein 5-like, producing the protein MNDEIKKSRLFVLSSHLSRLPLASSLMASDKEAALAAAPSDSPTIFDKIINKEIPSTVVYEDDKVFRGPDHWANEFGAERLQQESVDDQWVNEFSKVHVDDWAEEFGCQVGEGALGDSSSDNWANSYDEGVYVFSDMNPYVGHQNPLKEGQELFRKGLLREAVLALEAEVMKNPENAEGWRLLVITHAENDDDQQAIAAMMRAQEADPTNLEVLLALGNWNRLLL; encoded by the exons ATGAATGATGAAATAAAGAAGAGCCGGTTGTTTGTTTTGAGTTCTCACTTATCCCGTCTGCCTCTGGCATCTTCCCTCATGGCTTCGGACAAAGAAGCTGCCCTTGCTGCTGCTCCCTCTGATTCTCCTACCAT atttgaCAAAATCATCAACAAGGAAATCCCATCTACCGTGGTGTATGAAGATGATAAG GTTTTCCGTGGACCTGACCATTGGGCCAATGAATTTGGTGCTGAAAGATTGCAACAAGAGTCTGTCGATGATCAATGGGTCAATGAATTCTCAAAGGTGCATGTTGATGACTGGGCAGAAGAATTTGGTTGTCAAGTTGGTGAGGGGGCTTTGGGAGATAGTTCGTCTGATAACTGGGCAAATTCATATGATGA GGGTGTCTATGTATTTTCTGATATGAATCCATATGTTGGTCATCAAAATCCTTTAAAAGAAGGTCAAGAGCTATTCAGGAAAGGACTTTTGAGAGAAGCAGTGCTTGCACTAGAGGCTGAAGTTATGAAAAATCCTGAGAATGCTGAAGGTTGGAGATTGCTAGTAATAACCCATGCTGAAAATGATGATGACCAGCAG GCTATTGCAGCAATGATGCGTGCTCAGGAGGCCGATCCTACCAATCTGGAAGTACTTCTTGCTCTTGGT AATTGGAACAGACTGCTGCTTTAA
- the LOC108462851 gene encoding uncharacterized protein LOC108462851 — translation MDDLFTINGSMHMGLTNNCVSSNKLLLTKNPRYRLKRERRRLPRSFGRGEESRNMATTSKNMNVFYRQKKNSSASTGKKSTKSPSPKHAATFGSDITQPPALVCHGGSLDLKDDFDEQEQVLRQFDMNMAYGPCVGITRLDRWERAQRMGLNPPKEIESLLRGGKVKLESLFDGRV, via the exons ATGGATGATCTCTTTACAATCAATGGATCAATGCATATGGGCTTAACCAATAATTGTGTTTCTTCAAATAAGCTTTTG ctaacaaAGAACCCGAGATATCGGCTCAAAAGGGAAAGGAGAAGATTACCGAG AAGCTTTGGGAGAGGAGAAGAATCGAGAAACATGGCAACAACATCGAAGAACATGAATGTTTTCTACAGGCAGAAGAAGAACAGCTCTGCCTCCACCGGAAAAAAATCAACTAAAAGCCCATCTCCCAAACACGCCGCTACTTTCGGTTCCGATATCACCCAACCCCCCGCTCTTGTTTGTCATGGCGGTTCACTCGATCTCAAAG ATGATTTTGATGAACAAGAGCAAGTGTTAAGGCAATTTGATATGAACATGGCATACGGGCCGTGTGTGGGGATAACGCGACTGGATCGGTGGGAAAGAGCTCAAAGAATGGGGCTAAACCCTCCTAAAGAGATTGAAAGCCTTTTGAGAGGTGGGAAAGTGAAGTTAGAAAGTTTATTTGATGGTCGTGTTTAG
- the LOC108464122 gene encoding LOW QUALITY PROTEIN: 14 kDa zinc-binding protein (The sequence of the model RefSeq protein was modified relative to this genomic sequence to represent the inferred CDS: inserted 2 bases in 1 codon; deleted 1 base in 1 codon), whose translation MNDEIKKSRLSVFSSHLTRLPPASSLMASEKEAALAAAPSDSPTIFDKIIKKEIPATVVYEDDKVLAFRDIAPQAPMHILIIPKSKDGLTGLSKAEERHSEILGXNTAKLVAKQEGLEDGFRIVINDGPKGCQSVYHIHVHLLGGRQMNWPSG comes from the exons ATGAATGATGAAATAAAGAAGAGCCGATTGTCTGTTTTTAGTTCTCACTTAACCCGTTTGCCTCCGGCATCTTCCCTCATGGCTTCGGAGAAAGAAGCTGCCCTTGCTGCTGCTCCCTCTGATTCTCCTACCAT atttgaCAAAATCATCAAGAAGGAAATCCCAGCTACCGTGGTGTATGAAGATGATAAG GTCTTAGCTTTTAGGGACATAGCTCCCCAGGCTCCTATGCACATTTTAATTATTCCAAAATCAAAGGATGGCCTAACGGGTTTGTCTAag GCTGAGGAGAGGCACTCTGAAATCCTTGG TAATACTGCAAAGCTTGTTGCAAAACAGGAAGGGCTGGAAGATGGATTCAGGATTGTGATCAATGATGGCCCT AAaggat GTCAATCTGTGTATCACATTCATGTCCACCTCCTTGGAGGGCGCCAAATGAACTGGCCTTCAGGCTAA
- the LOC108464053 gene encoding 50S ribosomal protein 5, chloroplastic-like — protein MAMALLSFNPLHCLLSSPVSSCTTFLPIAVLPMSSEAQLPEETKKEALPVEQLPLESKMQQIMEQKMKMKLAKKIRLPRKRLVCKRKMREKGRWPPSKMKKLKNV, from the exons ATGGCAATGGCTCTCCTTAGCTTTAATCCACTTCACTGTCTCCTGTCTTCACCGGTTTCTTCTTGCACAACATTCTTGCCCATTGCTGTTTTACCAA TGTCCAG CGAGGCACAGCTTCCAGAAGAAACGAAGAAGGAAGCTTTGCCGGTTGAACAACTTCCTCTGGAGTCCAAGATGCAGCAGATAATGGAACAGAAGATGAAGATGAAGCTGGCAAAGAAAATAAGACTTCCTAGAAAGCGACTTGTTTGCAAGAGGAAGATGAGGGAGAAGGGACGATGGCCACCTTCCAAGATGAAAAAATTGAAGAATGTGTGA
- the LOC108462340 gene encoding phosphatidylinositol 4-kinase gamma 1 — MSFFTMAVAVDQHHGFKPFNRSQRCRLQSFTQLEYNILEVGHKDLAHSLKQVFEVANFNRSFSTPCLSFATNVEQEYDTHPRIQIIGGPRLPRINALVIEVAMAIASGVVPMPVSNGLGGTYFLRNRRGETIAVTKPIDEEPLAFNNPKVSGGSMLGQPGINRSIRVGETGIRELAAYLLDHGGFAGVPATALVKISHVAFHVNEATAISASPYKIASLQNFISHDFDAGNLGPSCFSVASVHKIGIFDLRILNLDRHAGNILVKKRGQHENFAVEAAELVPIDHGLCLPECLDDPYFEWLHWPQALVPFSESETEYILNLDPNKDAEILRTELPLLRESSIRVLILCTIFLKQAVSAGLCLADIGAMMTRELRGDEEKMSMLETLCVKAKESISEVEDGMDRYEVDDTGIFLVDNDIEGTSNEIAADIPKLFQNPLNLAKPPRPSKLSSVRSMPYASLPPLYKDTEVHIENDAKSDGKAAVGTVQGMSFSVQNRSGGGGVDLGDMKESKWEMFLESFVKLLPQAFDGSSKLKLRASCNF; from the coding sequence ATGAGTTTCTTTACAATGGCGGTAGCCGTTGATCAACATCATGGATTCAAACCGTTCAACCGATCTCAAAGATGCAGACTCCAATCCTTCACACAACTTGAGTACAACATTCTTGAAGTTGGCCACAAAGACCTTGCTCACTCTTTGAAACAAGTATTTGAAGTTGCAAATTTCAATCGTAGCTTCTCCACCCCTTGCCTTTCCTTTGCCACTAATGTGGAGCAAGAGTATGACACCCATCCTAGGATTCAGATTATTGGGGGCCCAAGACTGCCAAGAATCAATGCTCTTGTCATTGAGGTGGCCATGGCCATCGCCTCTGGGGTAGTACCAATGCCGGTGTCAAATGGACTTGGTGGTACCTACTTCTTACGTAACCGCAGAGGTGAAACTATAGCTGTAACAAAGCCCATTGACGAGGAACCTTTAGCTTTCAATAACCCAAAAGTTAGTGGGGGATCCATGCTGGGACAACCTGGAATAAATCGTTCAATACGCGTAGGTGAAACCGGCATCCGTGAGTTGGCTGCTTATCTCCTCGATCATGGTGGCTTTGCCGGTGTTCCAGCAACAGCTCTTGTAAAAATCTCCCATGTTGCCTTCCATGTCAATGAAGCAACTGCTATCTCTGCCTCACCTTATAAGATTGCCTCCCTACAAAATTTCATCTCTCATGACTTTGATGCAGGGAACTTAGGGCCGTCTTGTTTCTCCGTAGCTTCAGTCCATAAAATAGGGATATTCGACCTGAGAATCCTGAATCTAGACCGGCATGCAGGCAATATTCTGGTCAAGAAAAGAGGTCAACATGAAAATTTTGCTGTCGAGGCAGCTGAGCTCGTGCCTATAGATCATGGTCTTTGCCTACCAGAGTGCCTAGATGATCCCTACTTTGAATGGTTGCATTGGCCTCAAGCCTTAGTTCCTTTTTCGGAGTCAGAAACTGAGTATATTCTGAATCTTGATCCAAATAAAGATGCGGAGATTTTGCGGACAGAGCTTCCATTGTTAAGGGAGTCCTCGATACGAGTCCTGATCCTTTGCACCATTTTCTTGAAGCAAGCTGTTAGTGCTGGCCTTTGTCTAGCTGATATAGGCGCAATGATGACTCGGGAGCTTCGGGGTGATGAAGAAAAAATGAGTATGCTAGAGACTCTCTGCGTAAAAGCCAAGGAAAGTATTTCGGAAGTTGAAGATGGTATGGATAGGTACGAGGTTGATGACACTGGAATTTTTCTAGTCGACAATGATATTGAAGGTACCTCTAATGAGATTGCTGCAGATATTCCGAAGCTTTTTCAGAACCCTTTGAATTTGGCTAAGCCACCGAGACCTTCAAAACTTTCGTCTGTAAGATCGATGCCATATGCTTCATTACCTCCTCTGTACAAGGATACCGAAGTTCATATAGAAAACGATGCAAAAAGTGATGGTAAAGCAGCAGTTGGGACCGTGCAAGGCATGAGTTTCTCAGTGCAAAATAGAAGTGGAGGAGGAGGTGTAGATTTGGGGGATATGAAAGAATCTAAATGGGAAATGTTCTTGGAGAGTTTTGTGAAGCTCTTGCCTCAAGCATTTGATGGCTCCAGCAAACTCAAGTtgagagcttcttgcaatttctaa